In the bacterium genome, TAATCACGGCCTGAGTTCCTCCCATTGATCGATCTCGGAGACCTTTTGGGCAATGTTCAGTATGGCGCGTTCGCCGGAGACCACCTGCTGGACGATTCTTCGGTTTACCATTTCCTTGTTATCCATTACGATCCGCTCCAACAGGTTGTGGCACAGCGCAGTGGTCCGACGCGGGTATCCATCCGAGTATGAATAGATCTCTTCGAAGGCGTCTTCCGTGAACAGGGGAAGTTTCGCCTTATACCCCGCCTCGTGCAAACGAAACAGGATCATCTCTTTCATCTCAGATTGGCTCAAGGGATTGAGCATGTGCTTGAGGGCGATTCGATCCCAGAAATTTTTGAGACCGACGATCTTCGGAAGCAGCTCCAACTGCGACATGAGCACCAATTGCACCAGCTTGTATTCATTCGTTTCATAGTTCAGAAGCGTCCGGAGGATTTCCAACGAGGGGCGATCCAGCTTTTGGGCCTCGTCGATCAGGATGACGACCGTCTTTTTCTCTTCCGCGTCCAACGCAAGGAGCTTTTTCTCGATGGCATTCAGATGTTCAGCAGCGGAAAAATTCGCGTGGTTGGTCTGG is a window encoding:
- a CDS encoding AAA family ATPase — protein: MSYYKILGLEKEPFSTSPDPSLFYKSSDHKAALYRLMISLRLKRGLNLILGDVGTGKTTLSRKLYQILSADDGFVFHIILNPTFSSEIAFLAKLAEIFYPQTNHANFSAAEHLNAIEKKLLALDAEEKKTVVILIDEAQKLDRPSLEILRTLLNYETNEYKLVQLVLMSQLELLPKIVGLKNFWDRIALKHMLNPLSQSEMKEMILFRLHEAGYKAKLPLFTEDAFEEIYSYSDGYPRRTTALCHNLLERIVMDNKEMVNRRIVQQVVSGERAILNIAQKVSEIDQWEELRP